The DNA region cacacggtTACCATTgaagcagatgccatcctgccagagatcaacatggatagcacgcacacactctgGTAGTGTTATGTGTGGTAAATATCAGAATCAGAGAGGAAGGGTCAACAAGGGAGAAAGCGGGTTTGATGTTGATGGAAAGGTAatggaaaagggcaggggactgTAAGCATCTGTGGCCTGACATCTCAAGAGACATCACATTTCATTAATATTTATATTCCACACTAACTTGCTTCCTCTGGACTCAGTgctagagggggtgaggagggagagggggtgtaggcAGGGATAGATGCCAGGGAGGGGGcctgtgggggtaaggggggtgaaaaggagagggggggcttAGGATAAATGGGGTGCCATCCTATGAAATATCAACGCCCATAAATTCTGGTCTTGCTATCTCGGCACTCTGTGGCCAAGGGTAaaggggatggggaaagggagagatggtagaaaaggggggggggggggggggtgaagggggtttacagcctgtccgaggaaggagttcatttagtgtattggtaagaagagaagggggaaggaaggagaggatgggggataggagtaggaggggtctgtcagtaagcaacgtgtgctgcaaaatctctaccattggtgcctgacacactataacagttGTCATGCTGTAACTTGGTCACTTGTGAACCAGTGATACAATGAGGCGTATTAACAGCAAGCCAGACAGGTGACGGTCAAGATGCCGTTTGATCATGAGACTGACCGTCACCATGGCGCCTCGTCACAAGTCCTGGCCCTGGGTAACAGTCATGTTGAAGAAGACAGTGACTCTGCAACTTCAAGCCAGGTTGCTCAAGCAGCAGCCAGTGTGTGCCCTGCCTTCCAGCTGCCAGGTGCTGTTTACTGCATGGGGTGTTTGGGTtttgaactttttatttttaatgcaGTAATTGGGGAACACTAGAGGCAACCTGAAATTCATTAATGCTcaaacacacaagcgcacacacacacacacacacacacacacatacacaacacaaatgaacacacacacacacacataaatatatatatatatatatacacacacatatgtatatatatatatatatatatatatatatatacatatatattcaaataGTCATTCTTCCCTCCTTTCAGAAAGGCAAGGCTAGGTATAGATCACGAGTATCAATAAAATCAGAGAATACACCCTGCCAGGCTATACAAAACTATCCTAATCCGTTATTGTTTGTAATGTATAAATGGTTTTCTCATCTTAGgagaaaaagttttgtttttttgttgttgttgcttttttgttttctcagtTGCAAGATGGGCAGTTCAACCTGTTCCATGCAACCATGTTACAAGttcatttgattaaaaaaaaaaaaagaagtagtagcTCAGCTCCCCTTTAAATGACCTGTTAGATTGTTCATGAAATGAtaatggggggggggtatggagtaCTTCAGTTTTATGGCTGGACAGTTGGGGTCCACATCAGTGATTTAAAATTGCTGGATTTCCTTGTGTGGCGAGTCTTGTATTCTCCCCAGAATGTGCTTCACTGGGAATCATTCTGCAGAACTTTGACAGCCTTTTAAATTCAGGCTAAACATTTTCCGGCTGTCCTGATGAAGTCCTTGAAGTAATCTAGTTTTGTTTTATGGTTAACTGTGGAGTTTGACCAGCACAGGCTGTTGCAGAAATTAAGACTAACTGACACTATGGTCAAGTAATGTTAACAATCATCCCTTCACACACTGATAGCACCACTCTTCATTGTCCCTGCCTCCCAGGCTATCACCTTGCTGGCAATGGCCACTCCTACCACTCCCACCctgagtttgtgttgttgtttttttgcatgaaGACTGCTCTGTACTACAGCCTACAGCTGAGATGAATAAAAAGCCCAGCAAGTGTTCTCTCCCTTGATGTATTGTATGAGCATCACAAGAAGATTATTACAGTCCTGTTATTGAAACATTTCAGGTATGGCAGATCAAAATGTCCCCAGCTTGTTATAATAGCTTTGGAGGACACAAAGCCAAAGTGTTGGGAAGTTGTAGGCCACTGTGTGCCAAGCATTCAGTTACCCAGATGAACTATGTACAAGTCCTGAGTGGTTTAACTGACCTTTTAACAGGAAACGTGGCAGTGCATGCTGAGCATGATGTACACATTGGTCAAGAGGTCAACATCTGCTACAACTTCTCCAACGTCAGCTACAACAATGCTGAGCAGATTACCTCCTGCAATAAGTTCATCAGCAAACAGAATGTGTCTCCGACCAGTGTTGGAGAGTCACAGGGCTTCAGCAACATAAGAGGTAAAGTCTggctttgtgtgtctgcgtgacaAACCatatagttctctctctgtgtttctctctgtctctctctcatttccctaaTGGCTCATGATTTGTGGACAACTGAATGAGTCCCAGAGAGCGATGAAGGACTGGGAAAGTTGGAGGAGAGTGGTTGCGTTGTCATCACTGGCGCCCCAGTGACATCAGCAGAAGTCATGGAATAGATGAAGGTGAATGAGTCTGTGTAAGAATAGTCATTGACTTTACAGGAACCATTCCTAGAATCTGGTCTTTCATACCTAAGGGAATACACCCCAATAAAATTCGAAGTGGAACCCTTCCTGCAGCTTGGTGATGAACCCTGTCACCATTCCAGCAGCTCCCAGAGTTTAGTTGTAGTCAGGACGTATCACACTGCGTCCCTCCTGGCTACAGCGACCGGGTTGAGAGGGTGTTCATGGTGCGAGGGCAGACTTCCAGGCACCCTTTCTTCCCCCCAGGATTCAGTGACTTGGAGATTCAGGTGTTGATGTCTTATCcttgtttcattttttatttaattaCAAACTTgacaccccttcctttcccagGATTTAGTGACTTGCCGTTGATAATGCAGCCgcatttgtgtgtctgcctttgtgcAGCTTTCTATCTCTGGGGTCATTAATGCCTTCGTTGTTCATGATGGACCtccaagataatgatgatgatgatttgtggtatatttgttttactagtttcaactggttttttttttgtttttttttaaatgttggtgTTTTAATGAAATGTGCTGCTTAGTATGTGCACATATTTCATTGACATTCGCTCACTTTATAATTATAATGAGAAATGTGGTTAATGAGAAAAATTAGTATTTATGTCTGATGTTGTTTTCTACAGACCAGACACAAGCAGAACTGCGTCCAAATGAGCTGTTTGTGGAAACTAGCTCCTACCAGCAGGCTGTGGATGCCATTGCCAAAGAGGGCTTGGTGCTCATCACAGGGCCTCCAGGTTCCGGAAAGGCAGAAATGGCCCGTGCTGTTCTGCATCATTATAAAGGTCAAGGCTGCACACCGCTTATCTTCCATGAAATATCGGAGTGGCGTCATCATGTGGGAAACAGACATCATTTGATTGTTCTTTTTGAACATGTTTTTGGGGATGTGTTTTTCAGTTGTGAAAATTTTGAAAAGGGAGCAAGATTTTTTCGTTCCATGTTGGAGTTTGCAAGGTCAAAGAGATGCCTGACAGTGTTTACAGCATATCCACATATTGCCCATAAAATGAAGGACTATGATATCAAGGACAACATATTCAGGTATATTCCTGTGGTAAGTCTTCATCTCAGTGTTCTGTCCATTGAAGAGAAAAAGGAGATGATTAGAAGGCATGGCCTCATAAGGGATGTCACTGAAAGAGAAGACCTATGTGACCATATCATAACAAGAGATGTCAGCGGATCTGTCTTCCCAGGGTGTCTGAGAAAGTTCATGTTGAAAGCGGAGAACAGCATGTCCATTTTCAGCCAGCCTGCTTTTGGCTACACCTCACTTCTTTCCAGAGGTTTGAAAGACAAGACTCATGGTGACTGCTTGGCAGCAACGTTGTTTCTGCTTATCAAAGCCAGCCAGGAGTCTGAGACTTTGATGGATCAAGCTCACGAGTGTCTGAAGCGCTGTGGCTTCAAAGTATGCAGAACACAGTGCGTCACCTCCTTGATGAGAAGCCTCTGGCAACTGTTTGGACATGTGCATAAACCACGCTGCATCGACTCTCAGATGACCTTGGCAGCTGGAATCACACTGAACTCCTCTGATTTCAATGAAGTCTTTCTGCAAAACTGTGATCTTCAATTCCTGATGGAATTTCTTGGTACAGATATGCTAAACAAGAGATCATTGAAGTTGGACAGTTTTCGTCGAAGAATTTATGATGAAATCCTGCTGGGTCATCACCAGGAGGTCTGCCAGCTACAGCTCCTGCAAGATGAGAAGTACCTACAGGAGTTTGCTCAGTTTTGTACCAGCAAACGGCTTCCTCTTCACAATCTGTTCAGCGTCACAGACTCAGACCACAAGGAGTCCTTTTTGTATTGGTCTGCTTTCTGCCCATCAGCTGTCCtcactgagtggtgtgtggccCACATGTTGGCTTGTGGAACAGAAGAGGAGCTGCTGTCTGAGTGTTTGCAGCGAGTTCTGCTGGTCAGCGTGTTTAGTGGAGATAACCCATCAGATGAAAAGGTCAGAAAAATAGTTTCACAAATGAGGAAACTTCCCACTGTACCAGTCTCCCCCCAAAAGATGATTCTTCCATTCCCAAAGAATGCCCCACATTTCGGTTCAAAGTGTGAACACCTGAAAAAACATGGAAGTTTctacttgcactttttcctcagAGATGGATTCTTTCCATATGAAGGAGTCCATGTCTTTATAAATGAAGTGAATGCTTACTTCCGACTTGAAATGACAGAATTTCATTGGAGTCTGGTGTTGAGGAGGGTGCAGGCTGAACATCCTATAGGTCTGCATGGTCAGGATGTGGATGGGAACACTTTCTTGCATGTTGCTGCAAGGCACAGAAACCCCGAAGCTGTGAGATTTGCAGTGAAAAGCGGAGCTTCAGTGACAGTGAGAAACAAGGATGGAATGTCAGCACCAGACTTGGCAGCAAAACGCTTACAGACCTCACTGACAACAACTGTTAACAGAGAGGTGCATGATACCTGTTGTGACGGCAACATGGTCCTGCTGAAGAAGCTGCTCTGTCTTGATGCCACAGTGTCTTGCACTGATCGCTGGGGGAATACGGCACTGCACTCTGCATGCAAAGCTGGCCAGATCAGTATTGCTTCCCTTCTTCTTGAGCTTGGTGCCGACATCAATGCCAGCAATGTTGAGGGATTCACACCTCTCACCGTGGCATGCAGGTGTGGTCATCGGAAAACCACTGACTTCCTTCTTCAGCAGGGCGCTGATCCAAACATTGTGGACGCCAAAGGGATCGCTCCACTACATTGTGCAACTTATTTGAACAACAGATATATTATTCTTCTGTTGCTGAACTCCAATGCTGACATCAATGTCAAGACGATGGATGGTGACACCCCCCTTCATGTTGCCAGTCGTGGTGGCAATGCACGCACAGTAAAGCAGTTGCTTGAGGAAAATGCCAAAATGAATGTGAAAAACAGACAAGGAATGACACCTCTTCATCTTGCTGTCAAGAGCACTTCCATTGACACTGTACATTTGCTGTGCCACTGTGGGGCAAACATGACTTTGAAAGACAAGTCTGGTCTGACGCCAGTGGCAACAGCAAGCATGCTGAAGAACGGCAGTATTTATGCTCTGCTTCTGAAGTATAAAGCTGAAGGTGTAGTGGATCCCTGTACAGAATACTTCTTTCAAGATGTTGATGAGAATGGAAGTGCAGCAGTTTCACGCAGAAGAAGTGAAATAAGAAATGTTTCTTTTTCTAACGAAAATTGTGCTTTTTCCAACAGTGCCGAGTCTGGTGATGACTCTGTTCCTTTCATGCAGCATGGAAGTTCATCTGTTGAGGCTTCATTCAGCGACAATGGTTCTATGTTTTCACCAGATGCCTTCAACATCAGACCAGCCATCTTTCGTGAGGGCCATGCCATCCCAAAACAGAAAAGGCCTGTTAGACGCAGGAAACCATTTTGCTCAGTTGCCACATTTATAGTGTTCGTTTTTGTGATTCagcttatttttattttgtttttgatactgttTGAGCATCTGAACCCACAGGATCAGCCCTCAAACAAGCATGGGACTGATATTACTGACAAGAATTCTGTAAATTAGAAAACAACTCCAGAAAAGACAGTGGTGTTAACATTAATTTCAGCACTGCCCATCTGTTTTCGCACAGGTGCATATAAAAAGTGGCAGGGTAAGATCATTTTAAATTTGGTTCCAAGTATTCTTTAAGAGCAGGAGATGGCAGGCAGGATCCGGAGGATCTGATGAGATGAGTGTAAATGTGCAGGCAGGTGTACACAGTACACCTACAGTGCACATTCTATGACATCTGTAACATGATGTATTGACGGTTTATTTTCAAAACACTCAATATGATTGacgtgtatgatgtgtgtgatgattgaTTATTTTCTGCAACGTTGTTGATCGATGGATTATTATTTGTGTTATGATGGATCGATGACTTATTTATGGcattatgatgatgactgttgttcttgttatcctATAGAACATTACATAACAGGCCAGTTTGATGGATTGTTATCATGTGCAACATGACTGATTGGACTGTTATTTTTTAAACTTGATTtaccaaagaattttttttatgcaACATGATTGTCTGATGTCTTTCATGCCAAAACGAAAGGGGGAATCAACATCAGAATGTCTTGCTGGAGTTACTTTGATAATTCAAACCTCAATAAAATAGTCAATTCAGCAAGAgaagggatggaaggaaagatACTGTTGTGCAAACCAGTCAGTCGCTCAGAAAGGTACTGTAatgttcggtctattgagcgcactggtatataagccgcacccactaaatttaggaaaaaattgaactttatacatacataagccacaccggcttataagccgcacttatttccggtaccagaacacatactgatactacagaaaagctgtttaTACTGTagattatgaaataaacacaagtgggaacaacacaaagaaaagcaagcgaaaatactgcttgtgccacaaaaaaataataaataaacacaacgaaaatgagatccataatttagggatagtcacatttattcaacgtcatcctgctcactgaatccactaaaatcttcgtcttcagtgtgcgagttgaagagaaccagcacagcttcctccaccatcttgtcactgacttcagcctcgctttcacttcatgaacatgaaggtggaggtcgctgctggttcatctgctaggtcgattgtcttcaatttgaaggctgcatcataggcataatgttgcattttcggcatgatgagggtgtacgcttgagcagagtagaaatgaatgctgatctgaaggctttaatgtgtgcggatttgatttataaaacgtgaacagttggCACAccatcctgaagctcatccaaaattcatggacagaaatcatgacacTCCCGGGTTCGTTAAAATcagcaaataagccgcatcattgtataagccgcagaggttgaagctggggtaaaaagtcacggcttatagactgaactttacagTACAATGCTCAAATGTGACAGATGTTGCACTTCTGTCAAGAACTAAACAGTCTTGCTGTAATGTAgatctttttttcgttttgttttttgggtttttttctgggaggggtggaggattgAGGGGGTGCCCTATCTTTCATGCTGTTTTAATCAAATTTCTGTCACACCACTCATACCAAATAATCTACACAAACATGCTCAGGCGTGTTCTGTTAAGGTCTCAGCAGTTCACAAAGAGTAATAGTAAGTGTCAGATTGCCCAGAGGCCACTCAACAGAAGAGACccagtcactttggtggtgtccAGTGATGTCTGTTATAGTTAACATATACAGGACATTGCCCACAGCTGACAACGATAATCACTTGGGCACAAGGCTAGGCTGAGTGAATGTCGCTAAAAACAATCAACTGGTTGTCAGTCAAACAATCAACTGGTTGTCAGTCATCTGAAGTGAAATGCTCCATACAGTTTACTGGATAACCATGTCTAACATGGAAAGAATAGCTATGTGGTCTCTTTTTGAGAGACATACTCAAGCACTCTCAGTAAGGAGAAATGCTTTTGGGCTTGTCAGTGGACTCTTAAGTTCCTCATAGACCATAGAAAGTGTACCACTGCTTCAGGCAGCTACAGATTCCACAGCAGTGGTACCAGATAATAACATGACAAATTATCTGACATTATCAATCCTTTTTGGATTGTGTCCTGTCTTTGAAAATGTTGATACAAGTTTTTCTTGTGCTCCGTAACACTTTTTAACCAATCAGTGCAGCTGCACAGCAGATTCAGTTGACCAGTCCTACAACAGCCGAGTGCTCGGTTTCAGCCATACTTCATGAACAAAGCACATAATTACAACATCATCATGAACCTGTCAATTCCCCTTGAAAACACTGGTAAACAATAATAGAGGCTAAAGTCAGAGCACCCAGTGAGTACATATATTACATACAATTGATTGAAAAAGTGAAATTGAACATGCCTGCTgctgtccaagggaagcaaccggATGTAGTGGATAAATCAGTATTCAGGGTACAAAGTGTGAAAAATGAAGATACTAGGATTAAAAAAATTTCAGATGAAAAAATAATTCTCTTTTCATTTACTTTGCCCATTTTGGTATGTGGTGTTCTTCAAAGGTATATTAACTAAGCATTTGTATGCAGTACACATGCATGCGTGAATTTGTAATGTTCAGAATACTGCAGGTCAGCTGAAAAGAGTAAGTGCCTATTTAAGCAATAATAAAGTgtatttctttggtttttgaggTAGATCATACAAGACCTTGCCAGTTAGATGTTCTGGCAGCAAACAAGGCTTTGCTAAGAAGATAGAGTAAGTATTTGTTTGCTTCCAATTCTTCCTGTTAATTCATATTTTGCTGACTTCAATTTTTGCTGCTTTATCGCTtgctggaag from Babylonia areolata isolate BAREFJ2019XMU chromosome 12, ASM4173473v1, whole genome shotgun sequence includes:
- the LOC143288368 gene encoding uncharacterized protein LOC143288368 produces the protein MGFSRLSSLQVSSRTSCPVEFYHSPCVCGPKIESLKTFLHVRKKTVEDLTSLSPGNVAVHAEHDVHIGQEVNICYNFSNVSYNNAEQITSCNKFISKQNVSPTSVGESQGFSNIRDQTQAELRPNELFVETSSYQQAVDAIAKEGLVLITGPPGSGKAEMARAVLHHYKGQGCTPLIFHEISEWRHHVGNRHHLIVLFEHVFGDVFFSCENFEKGARFFRSMLEFARSKRCLTVFTAYPHIAHKMKDYDIKDNIFRYIPVVSLHLSVLSIEEKKEMIRRHGLIRDVTEREDLCDHIITRDVSGSVFPGCLRKFMLKAENSMSIFSQPAFGYTSLLSRGLKDKTHGDCLAATLFLLIKASQESETLMDQAHECLKRCGFKVCRTQCVTSLMRSLWQLFGHVHKPRCIDSQMTLAAGITLNSSDFNEVFLQNCDLQFLMEFLGTDMLNKRSLKLDSFRRRIYDEILLGHHQEVCQLQLLQDEKYLQEFAQFCTSKRLPLHNLFSVTDSDHKESFLYWSAFCPSAVLTEWCVAHMLACGTEEELLSECLQRVLLVSVFSGDNPSDEKVRKIVSQMRKLPTVPVSPQKMILPFPKNAPHFGSKCEHLKKHGSFYLHFFLRDGFFPYEGVHVFINEVNAYFRLEMTEFHWSLVLRRVQAEHPIGLHGQDVDGNTFLHVAARHRNPEAVRFAVKSGASVTVRNKDGMSAPDLAAKRLQTSLTTTVNREVHDTCCDGNMVLLKKLLCLDATVSCTDRWGNTALHSACKAGQISIASLLLELGADINASNVEGFTPLTVACRCGHRKTTDFLLQQGADPNIVDAKGIAPLHCATYLNNRYIILLLLNSNADINVKTMDGDTPLHVASRGGNARTVKQLLEENAKMNVKNRQGMTPLHLAVKSTSIDTVHLLCHCGANMTLKDKSGLTPVATASMLKNGSIYALLLKYKAEGVVDPCTEYFFQDVDENGSAAVSRRRSEIRNVSFSNENCAFSNSAESGDDSVPFMQHGSSSVEASFSDNGSMFSPDAFNIRPAIFREGHAIPKQKRPVRRRKPFCSVATFIVFVFVIQLIFILFLILFEHLNPQDQPSNKHGTDITDKNSVN